The following are encoded together in the Triticum dicoccoides isolate Atlit2015 ecotype Zavitan chromosome 6B, WEW_v2.0, whole genome shotgun sequence genome:
- the LOC119324315 gene encoding transcription factor TDR-like, which yields MGGGEYHQQSIIGGLASVHGHGEGGGGTVEAALRPLVGGAHGWDYCIYWRLSPDQRFLEMTGFCCSAEFEAQVATLADVPSSIPLDSSSIGMHAQALLSNQPIWQSSGGAPGPDLLTGYEAASSGAEKTRLLVPVAGGIVELFASRYMAEEQQMAELVMAQCGGGGQGWQETEAQGFAWDAAAAAADQGRLYAAASLNLFDGAGGSGSGEPFLAGVQEDGAAGVGWQYAAESSERPSAVAQEHQQLHGSGVGRADSGSERSDMQLGDPDDGETQRGSGKDGGGKRQQCKNLIAERRRRKKLNNRLYTLRSLVPNITKMDRASILGDAIDYIVGLQKQVKDLQDELEDPNPRGGTGGDSKAPDVLLDDHPPPGLDNDEDSPQQQPFPSAGGKGARKEEAGDEEGKEAEDQDMEPQVEVRQVEGKEFFLQVLCSHKSGRFVRIMGEIAALGLQITSVNVTSYNKLVLNVFRAVMKDNEAAVPADRVRDSLLEVTREMYGGGGAWSSRLPPPPSTNAKLDGMDGQAVPAAAGDHYQLHHQVLGGYHHQHLQYLAMD from the exons ATGGGAGGAGGAGAATATCACCAGCAGAGCATCATCGGCGGCCTTGCGTCTGTTCATGGCcatggagagggaggcggcggcacCGTGGAGGCTGCCCTCAGGCCGCTCGTCGGCGGCGCCCACGGCTGGGACTACTGCATCTACTGGCGGCTCTCTCCTGACCAGAG GTTCTTGGAGATGACGGGGTTCTGCTGCAGCGCCGAGTTCGAGGCGCAGGTGGCCACGCTCGCCGACGTCCCTTCCTCCATCCCTCTCGACTCCTCCTCCATCGG GATGCACGCTCAGGCGCTGCTGTCGAACCAGCCGATCTGGCAGAGCAGCGGCGGGGCGCCGGGTCCGGATCTACTCACGGGCTACGAGGCTGCCTCCAGCGGCGCCGAAAAGACACGGCTCCTCGTCCCCGTCGCCGGCGGCATCGTCGAGCTCTTCGCTTCGAGATAc ATGGCGGAGGAGCAGCAGATGGCGGAGCTGGTCATGGCGCAGTGCGGCGGCGGTGGGCAGGGGTGGCAGGAGACGGAGGCGCAGGGGTTTGCGTGGGACGCGGCAGCGGCGGCAGCTGACCAGGGGCGGCTCTACGCGGCGGCGTCGCTCAACCTATTCGACGGCGCAGGGGGAAGCGGCTCCGGCGAGCCATTCCTGGCGGGAGTGCAGGAGGACGGCGCGGCCGGCGTCGGGTGGCAGTACGCGGCAGAGAGCAGCGAGCGGCCGTCGGCAGTGGCGCAGGAGCATCAGCAGCTGCACGGCTCGGGCGTGGGGAGGGCGGATTCGGGGTCGGAGAGGAGCGACATGCAGCTGGGGGACCCCGACGACGGCGAGACGCAGAGGGGCTCCGGCAAAGACGGCGGAGGGAAGCGGCAGCAGTGCAAGAACCTCATCGCGGAGCGGAGGCGGCGCAAGAAGCTCAACAACCGCCTCTACACGCTCCGGTCCCTCGTCCCCAACATCACCAAG ATGGACCGTGCGTCGATCCTCGGAGACGCGATCGACTACATCGTGGGGCTGCAGAAGCAGGTGAAGGACCTGCAGGACGAGCTGGAGGACCCGAACCCGCGGGGGGGCACCGGCGGCGACAGCAAGGCCCCCGACGTGCTCCTCGACGACCACCCGCCGCCGGGCCTCGACAACGACGAGGACTCGCCGCAGCAGCAGCCATTCCCGTCCGCCGGCGGCAAGGGGGCCCGGAAGGAGGAGGCCGGAGACGAGGAGGGGAAGGAGGCGGAGGATCAGGACATGGAGCCGCAGGTGGAGGTCCGGCAGGTGGAGGGGAAGGAGTTCTTCCTGCAGGTGCTTTGCTCCCACAAGTCCGGGCGCTTCGTCCGCATCATGGGCGAGATCGCCGCCCTTGGCCTCCAGATCACCAGCGTCAACGTCACCTCCTACAACAAGCTCGTCCTCAACGTCTTCCGCGCCGTC ATGAAGGACAACGAGGCGGCCGTGCCGGCGGACAGGGTGAGGGACTCGCTGCTGGAGGTGACCAGGGAGATGTACGGCGGGGGCGGCGCGTGGTCGTCCCGGCTCCCTCCGCCGCCGTCGACGAACGCGAAGCTCGATGGCATGGACGGGCAGGCGGTGCCGGCGGCGGCCGGGGACCACTACCAGCTGCACCACCAGGTGCTGGGAGGGTATCATCATCAGCATCTGCAGTACCTCGCCATGGATTGA